CGTgcaaagaggaagtgaaagcACCCACACATTCAAAAAGAAATATACTTTGaaacatttataataataactCAACAAATCTGCTCATTTTTCTCTCGGTCTTTACACTCCTCTTGGCAGACTTTCATTCTGTTCACTAGAGGATAAAAACACATCCTCAGTTGAGATGAGTCACTGCTAAAGATAAATTTATGGTCTCATGCTCAGAAAAAGCCATTTTATCACAAATGATTGAATTAAGTCATGTGCATGGACAAGAGCCCGACTGTATTTGTCTTATTCAACATAAATCTGATAAAAATGATTACAGTGTGATTCATGTAGAATATCTGGCTCATAGTAAGGTCCAATAGTTGGAACAGCAAAGGAtattttcaaaactttttttaaattttttatattataaatcAAATGACTGCATGTAATGTTAAGCCTTTGCTTGTAGTGATGaatccacagagaattatcagaCAACTCTGCAGTATCCCACAACTCTACATTTGCActgactgctgtttggtgctgggcagagTGAAAAAACAGCTAGCTAACATCCTGAAATGAGGGGTTTACTGTATGGGAAGACAATTAATCATAAGCCCTACTCAGACAGGATTTGTAAATGTAACAGTGGGCCTTCTGCACAAAACTCTCACATAACTCTCCACACTCATCATGAAGCtttgttaaaatcacaaaagTTTCAGTTTCTAACAGAACCGCTTCAGTACAGGTAATTTAGTGAAATGCTGAATGAGAGACTGCTTGAGTTATAGGAGCTGGTGTAACAGAAGCTAGCCCGAGTGTGGCGTCATGACTTTGGATGCTCTGTTGTGCGTATATGTAAGAAACATTTTGCAAGTTATCAACTGGTTTCAGCAGGCTGGACAACAGAGCAGCTGAGTGAAATTTTCTCCCTAATTAACTTCTGGTGTGGTGTGGTGCTTCTCGTGATGTTTGCCAAACGTGTGGACCAACCTGACGTGTCTTTGGAGGTGAAGTCACGCACTTTGTtgaccatccatccatccgaGCCCCCTCCCTCACATGAAAGTCACGCTACCTTGTGCTTTGGCACTGGATGTAGACATAGTTGTTTTCAGCTGTCTGAACACATGACTAATACTGTCGTTTTTTTTTCAAGACACACATTAATTCACTGTAGCAGAAGCACAGAAAAGCATGCAACTGTCCAGTTTTCTTCTCATAAATACTATtttcacataaaacacacacagagacaggttTGGGGCCTTTTCCAAGAAACAGGTTGACTGAGTTATGTAGTATACTTTACCAAGTAAAACAAGTATGTCCACATCAGTCACTGTAACACGTGTGAGGggatttcatgtttttatacaGATAACTCATTAAACCTGCTTTTTGGAACAGACCACAGATCTGCTGCTCTGGGTCCCAGAGCTGTTTCCATTTGAGCTGATTGAACTACCCTGTAAGAGATCCACGCAGCCCGAGGAGACATCACACGATACCTTCCCACACCAGTGTCTCATCAGCTCACAGGCACGCATTGAACTTTATTGATTAGGCGACAGAGCGGTGGTGTGTCCCTGCCTCTCTGCACACTCACTCTacccacacacaccaaaacacagctaggtcattttgtggtttttcctGTTTACTTGATAGTGATACACACAAAAGGCGCCCACATTTTGTGAAACACACGTGCTATGACCTAACCTCATTATTCCCCACACAGCCTCAAACCTTACACTAAGTTTATCCCAATTTTAacttcagaaacacaaataaatctgttcctctaaaaatgtcagaacaCAAACTACTGCATAATATGACAGCATCACATTATCACATCAGTCAGACCTTTTTTGAGATTTTGCAAATGAATGTGACCAGTACAGTGTTTGATGTAGTGATTTGGGATTAATTCCTTATAAAGACATATTATTCCAACTGTATAGGTCAGTTGCATAAAaaaattttgggaaatgtgtttataaATTCTGAGCATTagatgagaagaggagaagtggaTTCAGTATGGAGCCAGAGCCAGGAGGATATTAGCTCAGCATAAATACTGGAAAGATGGACGACTAGCCTGGCTCCCTCCAAAGTTCAAGGATATGTAATTATATATATTGTCACCCTTTGTTTCCAGTCCTATGCAGATATGGTAGTTGTCCAATCAACGTGACTCTCAGTGTGACATGTGAGATTACTTTAACCCACAAATACtagaatcagattttttttgtgataaTTTTCCTATTAACTTTTTAATATCTCCTAATTCTAAGGAAAATAGGGACAGTGGCACCACAAATAATTGTTtcatattattcatttttatttacaagTAAGAGTAATTAGTTTTTTAGTCAGAGCACAGCAGGTCATCTAAAcatgaaataatgtgaaattaGACGTTCATATAATCTAATATGAAGAATAAAGTTTCCAGTGACAAATGAATAAGGAATTATCATTCACTTGGTTTATTCAAAGGAATTCATCATTTCCTTTAAGTCAGTGCCATACTATataacagaaatttaaaaacttTCTACCTTTGTTAGTTATATGATATGGCCGTCATGAGTGCAGAGCTGCTGGGGTGACACTGAGTTTCTTGTTGATCTTGAGGGTGACGACATTTGCTGGATAACATCAGCAGTGAAACGCTCCTCACATGACTTCATGCCAAAGAGGAGGGGGATTTTTTTAGTCCCCCTTCGTTCTTTGTTGCCTCGGTCAAGGTGATAACCATCTCTGCTGTCCAGCTCATTGCTCATTGTTATTAAGACTCATCACACTCCGACAGCAGCTCTGTGCGCCCTGCCCACCTGGAAACTTCGCCCAGTTTCTATggttacaacacacacacacccctaaccctaacccttaaacagtaggagttttttttttttaaaggttgtcTTGTGACTTCCTAACTGAAGTCAGTCATAAAAGGCCTTCCTACATAAAATCCTATTTGGATTCTTCATCTTTTGTCATCTTAAAGAATCTGGCTATAGATACAACACATACGATTTtgattataaaacaaacaaaaagcatcaTGTATTTGGGCAGAGCTTTCTTCCATCTGCACACACTGATTTAATTAAGAGACCCAAATATGATCTGAAGATTATGAGTCATGGTGATGACCTTTGACTAAACTGGTGAAAATGAACATCAATTCAACTCTATGTCAGGGCGAAAACCCAACATGACTCACTGGTGCACGCAGACAGATACAAGACACCAAACACTCAATGATTAATAGTATAATCCAAAACACATTACAAGCAGCACATACTGCTCTGTAGGTATATATTTAATGCAGCTGCTTTCATTCACCACCAAGGTAGTTACCTGATTTCTAGCAATTCTTTAACATCTCAACACTAgttgcacattttatttgaaacaaCATAATATTAAGACAAGGCAGTCGTCCATGAAATTCAACTGAGCACGCTCATCAGCAGTGTGCAGGCCTGCTCGTAGTCGCCGTTGCACTGGATGAGGATGTCCTCTAGGAAGACTTTGCTGCATTCTGGAAAGCTGTTCATCAGTTTCATCAAGGCCCAGTCATAGTCAGGCTCCGAGtctggaaaacacacaggaaacaaataaTCCTTAAAGAGGCTGATTTATTCATTACTATTCCCACAAGGCCCGTGTTGAAAGAGGGGCCTTTCATTGTCATGACATGCAGCACAGTGCACTTTTTCTCATTCTGATGCACAACAGCTGGAGGTCTTACCATcacatatttcattattttctttgagctaaaacaatttgttttgtttgcgcACACAATCAGTCACCGAAGGTTGTGAGGCAATCCCCCAAATCATCTGTCCTCAGCTGTTTGGttaaaaatgagagagaaaagtggaaTTCTGCAGACATTTCTTTTGGGCAGCTTGAAAGCTCTCCAGTCCGTGACCATATTGGCATCTTTTCCCTACAGCTACCCACACTGTACGGGATCAGACTCCTGGTATGGTTCTCCCTGCCACGGGCTGGTCCATTTCTGGGGTCAGAAAATCAGACATGCAGTCCTGGGCAACAGTGagggacaaagaaaagaagccATCACCCAACCAGACAGGAGATTGGCTCAAGCACGTAATGACAGAGCGGAAAGACCCGATCAGCACGCTGGTAAAATACAGACTGGGGCTGACGGCTGTAGCCTAACATGGATTGAGGATGTTGTGGGATTCCGACAAGCAGAATTGCGCCCACAACGGCAGTGCCAGGACTGAAGGTTTGAAATGTTCTTGGGTATTTTAGCTTTGACCTCGGACTGGTGAAATCGCCCTGCTGTGGCTGGTGTTCAGATGGGCACTTAGTCAAGAATGAAAGGTTATGGAGAGGTAGGACAAGAGCCAGGGGATGGCTCATAAACTGAGCTTTGGGCtgggaataaaaaaataacttgaaTAACTTGAATGTGACTTTGTCTCTCCCACTGCCAGTTCTGATATCTCAACTCCTGTTGTATGGATCCAATATCAGTGCTCTCATTTCTTCccaatttaaaatctgtttaccTCGCTGTGATTGAAAGAATTGCTGGGGTGCTAAATATTGAgttatataataaacaaactcATAGAGGAACCACTGAACTGAATACTGACGACACAGAAACTGGATCTCGCACATGATGACCAACACCCAATCTGCTGACTATGCTGACTAGCTTATCAGCTGAATCAATCGGTTAAtcgacagaaaaataataaacagtaattGTGATAACTCATTAATCCTTTCAGTCATTTCCAAGCAAAATAgaggatttcctgcttttctttgtttcatatcACTGTGAACTGACTATGTTTGGGCTTTAGACTTTTGTTTGGAAGCCTTGggcatttttctgacattttatagatgaaacaattaattaattaattgagaaaataatggaCTGATaatttgataataaaaataactgttagttgcagccaaGGGTCAATATCATTATGGAAATAATGCTCCTGATCAGGGAAATCCTGTCACTGTTCATCTTCCAAACACTCTCCATCTTGTGTGTAATGAAGTTAAacaatgacaaagacaaagaatgAGTTTCGTTATATGTAGCGTGTGCACATGCAGTAGCAGGAAATGCTTTGGTtcaataaataatgacaataatgatctcggtttctgttttgttttgtgcaaagTGAGTGGCAGGTATTCATAGGTGTATGGCAGCCAGTCAGGTATCAAACTCACTATGCCAATGCAGGCCAATTATAAAAGGGCATGACTGTTTCTcttggtgtgtgtttggctgcaggCCGAGAGTCTGTCAGTGTAGACACGGTTCAACGTTCCCGGAGAATTTTCCTCTCTGACTGACAGAAGCTGCATGTTGGTGTCAGGCTTTCTTTCTCTACGTCCTGTCTTCAAACTCACGCTTAAATGTGTCTGATGCATTGCTCAGTACGTGATAAGTAAAGGTTTGTGCCCAGCAAGGACGGAAAACACTTTCTTAGTCAcactcatagacacacacacgtttccCACAAACTACAAGTATCAGCAGGATTTAAATGCCAGGAGCTACAACATCACTGCGTACCACGCATAACTTCCTGGCTACATTTTTGAAGCACGTAAAGCCTTTGATTTAACACAGACTAAACAGACAATCACAGTCCTCTAAGAAGGGATGAGGTGGGCAACTCCTGTCACATATCTGATTTAGGTTTGGTTAACCAGTGTCGTTAAGCCAGGCTAAAAAAAGGCGTGAGAAACAGTAGACAGAGGAATATTCACACATCCATTCTCAGCTCACCAGCTTCCTCTGTCCAGCCAGAGCAGCTCTGGTCTGGATCTGGTTTCAGGTGATCGAAGGAGAGTTGTTGTCCAGTTGTTGTAGGCGGCTGGTGTCTTAAATCTTCAGAGGCCAAACAGGGACATTCTGCCTCCTGAACGCCTTCCCTCTTTTCCGCTTTCTCACTCCCTCTGCCTCGATTCTCAAGTTTGTCCAGAAAGACTGAGTTCACCCTGTCAAAATATCATGAATCAAAAAAATGGTTCACATAAAACTAGCTAATGTCATACTTTATAGCTTAACATGCTGGCAGGCAGCAAATGGCAGTGAGCAGGATGTGTTTGACAGCTTTTTAAACTTCTATACCACTATACCACTAAAATATAGTGAGGTCAGTAAACTGCTCACAGCCACTTAACATTCACTGACCCAGCTATTCTGGTTTTATTCCAAAAGGATGAACAAAACAAACGATTAATCTTATTAAGTGCAATTTTGCTTGTGTAACGTAGCTCTAACATTTCAGCATTTCCATTAAGCTGAGAGTCTCAGTTTCATTTGTGGTTGAAAATGATGTGCTTTCAAGTtgcaaaaacagagacaacCTGCTTAAATGGTTAAATATCATAAAAACGATATAAATGTTCTTACCTCTTGTGTTCCAGTTGTACCTCTTTCtcacttctctgttttctctccacagcCTCACTCTGACAAAAACAGAGGTTTAATCAAACCAAAGTTTGgtcacacaaagaaaagaaaaagaaaaaaagaaaaaaatgtcttgcaCTCGAATATGCCCCGGGGAACTGAGAAAGAGTTACAAATAGTATCTTATCAGCATTAATTCTAAAGCCCAGTATGAGTCAATCAGTACACTGTACTCGTGATAAAGAGGCCATTAAAGCTATAGTTTTAAATGGAAAGTGCAGCTTACAGTGTAGTAGATAGGGTATGtagtttctctgctgtgtgacAGCTCAGTCTGCATGACTAGCACTGACAGTGGAGTGAGAAAAGGGACACTGCACATGAATGAGATTTATTCCTCTTCAGTGGCAGAAAGCACAACAGATCTGCTGATATATAGAGCTAACAAAATTTACTAATGACATACTCTAGTGGTCATCTGcactttaaaatatcaaataaaatttGGCTCAGGCATTCATGttctcctcaggatgaactgaacTCTTCATCTAGTAACCTTACATACAGAACATGCAGAGCAGAGCGTATGTACAGGGAACTATGAGGAATGTTGCTGCCTGAAGAGCGTGAGCAAACACATAACAGTAATACCAGCAGctggaaaatattcaaaacatgaaaacacacattgatGAATgacaaaaggaaacaaaggatGCAGAGGTTCAAtaaatttgttttctgtcttgtgtAATTTATGAGGCTTCCTGCATGATAGTTATTAGCAGGTGTAAAGCAGCCTTCTAAGATTTTTACAAAGTTGTCATCAGTCTGTAGCTGAGGCAAcccaaatcttttttttccccttttcttaaAAATGACACACCTTCACCCTCCATTGACGTCAAGTCTCAGTCTGTTTTCCTGCCCCAGGACAGCTAAGGTGGAGGGAGGTGGTTATTTAGGATGGcacaagaggaagagggaacACACAGCCCATCTGTGCTGCTCTATTCTCCCATCAAAGCTTAGCATAAAAtctcccactcacacacacagcacacatgtaaacacacacacatgcccacaaaTAGAGGATATGAAGGAGAGATCAATCTGCCTTATGGAGCCATTGCTGAAAGAACAACAGATCCCAGGGTCCTGCTCAGAACCACATCAAGAAGTTTGACTTTTGCTGCTCTGCAGCCACAGGCTTTCATCTCCTAATCTGTGACGTCTATctgagagagcagcagcctgagaagggaggagaggagaggagaggagagcagaggaaaggaaaggaaaggaaaggaaaggggaGACAAGAGGTGATGGCGGACAAGATGTAAGAGGTGAGGAGGTGAGATGAGGAAAGATGAGACAAAGCAAAATGAGAAGGCGGGAAAGCAGGAAGAGGTgagtctttgtttctgtctgtaaccCTGGTACCACCGGTGAACTCTATCATCCATTTagcctgtctgtgtgttactttgtgtgtgtgtgtgtgtgtgtgtgtgaacagagacttctttattactgtaactgactgctttctctttcttcctacACCATAGTCTGACCCTaggtctccctctctccctctctctctctcttcaccacAAACTTGCCTGGTGAAAGATTTGCGTCAGGTCtatgtgagaaaaagagaaagagagcaagaaaagaaatgcacaaCAATGAGAAAAGCcctgaaagaaaacatttcctctgtCCACCGAGGGAgctgtgtgtgcagttttaACAGTGTTGTCAGTCACCACATACAGTAATACGCTCACAGCAGAATACGGTGAGGAATACAGTGTGTCCTCAGGCCGTTTCCtgctcactctctccctctctggtaTAACATCACTGACGGGCTGGGTGGAGGAGCACAGACACTATTAGCACTGTGTCTGACTTTCCGACAGAAGCTGTCAACACTTtctaataaatgtgttttctgagcTAAGGATAGCTGTGACCTCCTCACATTTAAGACACACTGATGTTAAGACTTATGGCAGCAATTACCCAAAAAAGAATGTTGATTAAGAGGAAAGTTATTTACAATGAGGCCAAGCTTTTGCCCCGTTTGACTGACAAGGCATGTGACTGGTTGGTGTAGAGCTTGGGCTTCCTCCAGGTACTTTTACTAGTACAGGTTATTCCACTCTGTTCTGTCCTCTGTAGACTCCTCACAATCATGTCAtgttgtgtctcagtgtgaaCTCTGGGAAGTCCCTTGAACTCTACTAGCCTTCCACTCAATCCCTCCCAGGAAagccaaacagacagagaggaagagaggctgagaaaagagaaaaggaagcacagaaaacaaaggagagtgaaaggagcagacagacagacaacattaAGAGGCAGGGGAGAggcaagagagaggaaaaggcagTGGCCTATTCCTCTGTGTATTTATACTTCCTTTTGCTGCACTGCTGTGTGCCCCAGCTCTGACCAGTAGATAATTGCAGGGGGATCGGGCTCCTCACCCCACCCAGCCTACTGGGGATACTGTTTAATACTCACACGGCCCTGGATGATGAAAACTCTGCACCCAGGAGTATTTATTCAGAAAACAGCGCACAAAGGCAGATCTATCGGTGTGAATTACCACAGAGCTTCAGACTCCGACCCCACAGCCACAGATATGAGATTTAACACTGAATCCTGGGaccatgtgtgtgcacatactgtgcctacatgcacacacagtgtggTGTATACAAACAAAACACGTGAAAGCACatacaagtgcacacacattaTGTGGTTGCTGTCTCACCCTGGATGACGTGTGTGTGGCACTGCTGGATGCCAGTGGACCTGGGGCTTGCCTCTCAAAGCTCTGCAGAAAACTCTCATTCACCCTGTAGTAAAGACAGTCGCACATTTCAAAAAGCacaaacatggaaacacacaaataatgaGAGAGtatttgttttctccacagacaCTCCACAGGCCTGAGACGCTGACAGTCCCACAAGGTTGACCAAGTTTGTCTGTCCCTCTCTGACACTGCTCTCCCCGTTCACAAGCATCTGATCTGCTGTGCTGTCCCACTCCATCTCCTTTGTCCCATTTCTAAATGTCTTCATTGTTTCTTCAGGTTCACATATTGGTCTGCTGTCTCCTTTTTGTATTTATCTTGATGGGATGCCAGACATGCTACTTGACAAACAATTTCCCTCAGAGTCCGCCATGCATAATATTCCAATAATATCATGACTGTCTGGGTAATTTATTTAAAGTTGTCTGAGACACAGTTGGAGAATATGGCATGAAAACCTTGTGCAGACAGTAGACATTTACTATATAGTAAGTGTCCAATATGACATCCCAAACTCTTGGCCCCTTTAAAGGGGTATTCCATTGATTCTGCGCATCAAAGTCAGCGTGTGGAAACAGTTGTACAGCGCCCTCTATGGCATATCTAAGAAAAGTGACACATTTAAACTTGGGTTTTCTGATCCACATTTTTGAAACAAAGTCTGTGTTAAAGGCAGGGGATGTGGAGTTATTTATCGGGAAGGGAGTGTCTAACAAAAGACCCTATCaaattgcattatgggaagtgtaggatccagGGTCTTGGAGATTAACCCAAACTAGAGACTAAACTAAATCAGGATATACTGTACCTAGGTCCCTGTTGTATTAATTTTGACCATTGTTTGTTACGACTACATAGGTATAATGGTCGGTTGATCTGCCAGTTGGTCAGTCTAAATTATTATAACATTTAATACAAATTAAATTCACTAAATTATCTCAAAAACTATTGAGTGGATTGCAGTGAAATATTGTGCAGATGTACGTGGTCCCCTCAGTGACTCAGCTTTTTATCAGATCATCGGATCAAAATTTCTACTTTTCTTTTATGACTGGATGCaggcaaaacaaatgacattgaGCTAATTAGCTGCTAGCGTGGGTGACTGTCTCTTAATCTCTTTTATCCTTGTTTATTTGGTCTCTTGCCAGTCATCCAACTGTGTGTAAGTGTACATCCTGTTCAGTGTCTTCACAGGGAAATTCTCTttttacactgataaaaaaacAGGCATTGCAGCTGCTTACAAGTTTGAATAGGTAAACTAGAAGTGAACCTCATGTCACCTGTCTTGATGCTTCCTCTGTTATTTACTGCTACTAtgctctgtttttactttttctgccacagaaaatgcagcttgataaaatatataatataattataggtcagcagaggagcagacatTGGGCGCTTCCTTTGTAAAGGTCTAGAGATTGTGTCACTTGATGCTACATTTATGACTAAGATCCATTGCAGAGCAAGAAAGAACACAACACggtacacaaaaacaaaacaatgccgcacagtgacagtgatgagaCCCAAGTGAACCTGATCCCTGGCTGACCTGAGGTGATCCCCCCTGtgctgctccctcctcctctgctcctcctgtcgCTTTCTCTCCTCCAGCCGCTCAGCCTGCAACATATGACAGTCAGCAGTCACACCACAGCTGAATGTGTGGCATGCAGCCACCGTACAAGTCCTGCTTTTTCAAACATGCATGAGTGATATTTATCTCTGTGAGCATGATAATGTTGTAGTGATTACTTGGAAAGACCTGGGTTACCAGtcatacatccatccatccaacacACTGCAGAGTACAGGAGCTGCAGTAACTGCAATAATAATTGTATTCTGATGCACTGTAATTACAGACATTGGCAGATACTATATGCACACTTGCAATGTCTCTTGtctgatatgaaaataataataataacatgagCTCAGGTTTATGaatatgaaacaataaaaacaataaattccAAGATAATCAGAATTATCAAGAAAGTCTATAAGAGACATGCcaaaagatttattttacaatatttatgtgaaaacattttatatatagAATTAAAGTATAAAATTATCACTATGGTGCATTGACATCCTCTTAAATCATCCTCTACTTTATTTTTAGGTTGTATGAGATAATTTGTAAGATGACACATTTATTAGTCACTAAATCCCATTTCCCTATAGAGACATGGAAATCCCTTCCACTCCCCTGTAACTTCAGTGGATTTGCTGGCTGCAGAcaaacatatttgtgtttgaatttcattttcattttgagatGATATTGTCATCATTTGGCACCTCTGACATGTGCAGCCTGACCATGTGAGCTGTTACAGTATGTATGCAAAAAAACAGGACATCTCAACCCTACAAGATAAAGAGGGTCGCTGAGTCCGGGTGCAGGGCTGAACTCTACTTTGCTCAGTCTCTGTGGTTTGAACACTTCATAATTCTCCACCTGGTATTTAACTGCCCCTGTTTCTCAAACTCTCCCAAACCAAAGTGGGTCATGATGGATCGTTGTTTTTGCCAGTCTCTAGTTAGATCATGTCTATAGGCTACGCAGAGGCTCTTTCACATTTATCTGTTAAGTTATTTGGATTACCAGGACATTCCTATGGCTTTGCAGAGGTCATGGCGCAACAGGAAAAGGTCTGCGGAATACGGCTTTAGTCTTCGGCATTAATCACCCTTCCACATTAACTGTGGCAGTCCATTAACCACTGTTAGACTAAGAGCGGGGACCAGACATGGAGTAGAACATTTCTGAGAACACAGTTAGGAGCTGTCTTCGGCGGCTGGAAACCAACGAGACCATTAATCAGATTGTTGTCACTTGTGTGTGCAACTATGTGAGACTCAGCTCAGGGCCACAGGTACGTGCTACAGTTCAGATGGATGCTTGTCTCTACTGACATCTAGAGGCTAAACATTATACTGCTGATCACTGAGGGACGACAAAGCAGTACCTCATGCATCTCTATAGACTGCAGTCCAGTGCAACACCACCTTTAACTACGACCTCAATTGGAGGTGTATTTCATAAAGCTGCACCTGAGTCAAATGcaccactgtaaaaaaaaaaacaaaaaaaaactgcttgtACTTTGCATTTCTGCACCCATTGTTTGGATTGACACATGCTCTGAACTCATCATCTTCACACCAACCTTCAACAATTACAAACAGGAAAATCCATCACTGAATTCACAGACCATAATGCATTGCAGCCACAGGGCATGTTACATTCCATGCAGCTCTTTACTGGAAAACTCGCTTACGCTCTTTCTCATTTGCAACTGCTATTGCTCTTTCCACCTACGCTCTCAAGCCGTGGCTGAGTGCAGTGCATTCCTGACATGGGACTCTGGGGTTTGTCAAACAGCACTCTGGGATATACAGGAAATCACTGTGCTGACTGAAATAGAAACAGATCAGAAGGGCTGAGGGACAGAAGAGGCGCCAAACCAGTCAATTATCACTTCATAGTAAAATAACTCCCCAAAGGGTGTTGGgtgttataaaaatgtgtttaatggtTGATTTTTCTTAGAtttcaatgttttgttttcaaagataataaaaataaaaatagaaggGGTGATAAGTGATTTATGGGCATTTTTATTACACTTaactgaacacatttaaaaatgtttttgctaaaaggcaaaaatacatattcatgttgttttaatcTTGGTCTCACCTTCTCCCTCTGTTCGgctctcttcttctgttgctccgcctcctcttc
This genomic window from Lates calcarifer isolate ASB-BC8 linkage group LG1, TLL_Latcal_v3, whole genome shotgun sequence contains:
- the epsti1 gene encoding epithelial-stromal interaction protein 1, which produces MDPYQPQRNHQNPRRYTHLRENTTNMSENDQTADNNNPDRQAADSGNPQATDRRPQYSGGYTVIPPNEARRNKMKTMAQKEEEEHQRWKETHRVTSVNENPERLGGTVTLAEARQKQFADLRCSKLQKKLKKEEMDRRRRQEEEAEQQKKRAEQREKAERLEERKRQEEQRRREQHRGDHLRVNESFLQSFERQAPGPLASSSATHTSSRSEAVERKQRSEKEVQLEHKRVNSVFLDKLENRGRGSEKAEKREGVQEAECPCLASEDLRHQPPTTTGQQLSFDHLKPDPDQSCSGWTEEADSEPDYDWALMKLMNSFPECSKVFLEDILIQCNGDYEQACTLLMSVLS